Genomic segment of Eupeodes corollae chromosome 2, idEupCoro1.1, whole genome shotgun sequence:
gaagaaaatttcttgcatggacgaagaaaacctaaacacttagcaatGTTTTTGGAGAATTCAAATATGTGCTCACTCCGAAAAAGAACTGAAAGCTTtccagtctcctcgatgcaagggCTACCCATGGATGATTTTAATAGAGGACTTTTGCTTTTTTGTGATAGTagatagcattgagttttcaaataaataaattctacacTAATTCCCCATTGATCAATACTGTCAATATCTGAATTGTATAAACTTACTATACGCTGCAGTTTGTGGTTCACATAAGAAGGAAAAGGATgtgaatttcaaaatgaatatgaaaagctgagggtactggcgtcagcgaaacaatttagtaaaTTAGACGTTTCACATAAAagacaggggtggaatcggctaaggtgattgttgactatctttttttttatagtcaaattgactattattttctttccgtctgtgtaagatgattcaactcaatccaatttaattgaacaaattttaaaagtgattcttataaaatatctaaataaaagtataaaattgattgtgttttaataaaattcttacttttcttgattttttcgaatgttttaagctttgtaAGTCCCAGcaatgtggtttttttttaagaaacaaagtgagctaagattttaattttaaagtcaattgtGTAAGCGTCTTGTAGCTATATTCGGAGTAAGCaaatgactatcacattttttgtgacagctttttaggtatcaatttgactatcaccttgcttagatcaaattcgatcattttgattatCATTTATCAACAACCATCTTAGCCGATTATACCTCAGTTCCTGAGGATTTTAATAAAGCTGAAGATTTATAAGCGTTTTCATGAACTTGGCtatttccatccactcggaaaaaaaaacctgtggacccttttaattaaaaaagtgttgttttattatattcgaagtaataaaatatgtttatctCGTTTTAAAGATCAAtcagatgtaaaaaaaaatatttaaaaattttaaaataaaagatttaagtaTGATGccgatttgaaataaataatcctCTGTTATTAAGTATTGCAACAACCTGTTAACTTGAAGCagctttctttaaaatttaagctGAAAATCATGTTATATCAAAATTTGACAGACGAAATTTCACTccaaactcatataatatttgtatattatatgtatgtacatatttaatatGAGTTGTCTGACATTTTGACACTCcagattttatttattcttaaataaattgttcttaCCTTACTTTAGGCCATTTGCTTTGATTAATTGTTAAGTTATGGAAAATTGTAGAAAACatttcatacaatttaaaatgttgacaacaactaGACATAgaccaaataaaattttatgaattctGAATAAAAATACGTAGCTTGTGTTTAATTGCTGGGATTTCCAAGACAGGTTCCTAAATTGAGCCTATAATGTTTTAATACGAGTATCAGTTAAACATATATTATACGTGTATACATTTTTACACCACCATTAGTGTTTTTATAGcacatcttttaaaattttacaaagaaTCTACTTAATTATTTTCAGAAGACCCAGGAACttattaatgttaaaatttgtcggagttttttgtaaaaatcctgAATAAATCTTGAAATaacaacaagaaaagaaaatgtttttcacTCTTgcaagttgtttgtttttgaggtttacagaaataaaattttaaaatttctatgtcttttattattgcaatttttaatttttaaattaaataaaacaaattatatttttaaaggacATAATCGTTCCAAAatcaaaggatattttattttattcgtaaagatttttaacaaacaaataatttttagttgGAAGTGGAAATTATTCAATGTCTTGGAATCAATTTCCAAAagttgacaaacaattttcctATCTTTTTTCTCATTCTTTACACACCCAAGAAACCACaacgaaataaaaagaaagtattttcgagtgttattttttaaatttattctcagttattacaaaaaagatcaacaattttttggtcCAACGACCCGTCAGGAATTTTACCACGCGGAAGCATAAGCCAATGGAGCAGCACCATAGGTGTAATGAGCTGGACCAGCAGCAGCGTAAGTCTTAAGGATTGGAGCTGAATGGTAAGTTTGGACTAAAGGAGCAGCATAGGTCTTGACTACGGGTGCAACGATGGGTTGCACATAGTGGGCTTGGTCATGTACTACAGTTGAGCTTTGATGCGAAACAGCGGTCGGTACACTCTTGACGATAGATCCAACATTGGCGTAACTGTGCTCCTGAATAATGGGAGCAGAGTAGACGACTGGGGATGAATGCAAGAGTCCTGGACGGGCAGGAGCTACAGCGAAGAGAACAGACAACACCacctgcaaataaaaaaaaacacaaatgcaGTGTCAATAAAAATGGTCTTACATAACCTGGATGTGGGCGTAGGTACTTACCaacttgaacattttgatttttgtttggtttgcttAGGAGGTCTGTGTTGAATGTGGTTGGAATTCAATTGATACCGTTTTGCAGCCGCTCATTTGCTTTTATACTTATTCAGGCACAAATGACCCAGACAACAAGAAGTAGTTAGAGGTAGGTACCGCCAATATACCACTCggtgaacaaaaagaaatatccaTGATTAATTTTGCCTCACTAAGTCATAAAAGTCTTAaacaatttcaagaaaataagaGCAAAGGTAGATTACCTACATATTTACGAGTAAAAAGCTTTTTTGGTCAGTATGACCAGGTGTGTTTTGGATCAAAAATAAAGATCTATACAGACACTCATGTCTGCAAGCCAAGAGTTGCGCTGACCGTGAAAAATACATACTGGTTCACTATTTGCGGACATTGCACGCATGATGTAAGAAAGACTTACCAATTAACCGTTGCTGCTCAAGACAAAATATACGTACCGGTTACATAGTATAGCTAGTGAGAGGAATTTGTGTGTGATCAAAAGGTTAATGGTTTTTTCATTATCACGTATGAGTTCAATATGCGTGTATGGCGACCAACGAACGGTTTGGCTGTGGTTAATTTTGATCAATATCGGTTTAATGAGgctttgtttttgagtttttgataaAGATAACAAATCTAGGTTGTGGTCTGTAAATTACAAtattaagttaattattttttattattcgaGCAATTcgtgtttttcaaaagtttcgcGTGAGTGACTATGAGTTTCTGTGacctaatttaaaaactttaaaaaaggattcagaaatgtttgtttcaaCTTATCAAGCCCTTGACACAACATCACGTTATGAGCCAAAACATtgtatcgtaaacgacaaaCCAACAATTTACTGTACTGGTAGATGAATTTACTTATGTTGTTAGTTAACATTGGATATAAATAACACTACCTCCGCTTtttagaaaacaacatttttggcgTTGTTCCCAGTGGcaaaaaatgtgttcttttaaatttttaataatgaacattttgtaagcatcaaaatcaaaaaatgatattttttaaaagaaattgttgcAAAGTAAGGAgatacacttcagaattttcagaaagtagtttgCTTATAGCAAGCTTCCAAGAGGCTCATCattaaagcctaacacacgcacaaaatacaaaacataattaagatttaacatgaattaatacaaaacaacaaaaaataaaataaagacgtttgTTTTATATATGGAGCACTAAGCTATGCTCATTcaacttaaagcttcattcttgccatagttagttctatggaagtcaatatgtataaaatcaaatgtgcgcaggtgatgagttccgccccggtaattcaaatgttcacaagatagcaaataaggtgcatacATTTCACCATTgatgagttgatgaagaaatattaaatcattataaagacgcctttgatggagacattgaaattgaatacgatgttcatagggaggcagatcataaggatcttccATAGGAAGACCCTTACGGGCAAAGCtaataaaattatgttcaatTGATTCAATAGGTTTTATATAGATTTCTTAATAAGGAGTTCATACTTGctatgcatattcaagatgagggcgatcatggcaattgtacaaagaaagagtaaaatAGGGATCTATTACTCCTTTGCCGAGCGTTTTATAagaccaagcatagaacttgccttattgacaataaaattaatgtgatgtgtaaactctaagttggaacagaaataaacacctaaatccttaaatgtggagacgcgacagagtttttgctaaGATATACattaatcaaatacactaaagattcgttttttagtaaaagttatcgtctggcattttgaAGGGTTGAaggcaaggctatttttcccacgccaaaatgtgaaactattaaTGTCGGCTTGGAAAAGGACACGATCATGGGAggactttataatcttaaaagttcatgtcatcagcaaagaTAAGAACTTTACTTtggcgtagacatgacgatacatcgttaatagacagaaTGAACAGataagggccaagatggcttccctggggaacaccagattgagcaacaaaaggttcagactgacaatttctaaattttacctcataatATCTGTTTTCAAgatatgatttgatccaagctaagaaaaatggtggaaaccCAAAAACATTTAACCCagtggtgaatgaaattctaactagtctggatgccgagggtttcagagtgatagcatAGGCagatgacgttgctatagcagcttcaggaaagcatcttaacaccctaaaagatttcttacaaaatgccttggacaacTAATACTtcgggctgatcggtgtggactgggtgttaacccacacaaaccGATTTGGTCCTATATTCGAGGAGCCTAACCTATTATTAATAAATGGGTCTTACAACCCAGAAttacgcattggctatacacatcggtaatcaaaGCGATTTTAGTGTAccgtgtggcagtatggtggactgatttagagaaaggtatacacattgataagttaaataaagtccaacgttcagcttgcctatgtataagcggatcgtttCACACGTCCCCATCTGCGTCACTgaacaccttactctacctaacacctcctCAAATTTTTAGCATACAAATAGCAGCAaactctgctattcgccttaaAGTTTCGtcacagtggactaacaacaacattggccactccgtaattcttaggtatttggaatcaattccaaagcacacagactacatcaTCCCTCAACTGCAATTCggcagaaatttccagatttctattcATCCCAGATATTTTTGGGAGGacaggacattcttggaggatgagtcaatccatttttatacagatgggtcaaaaacaaaagaaggggttggtggaggtgtgtactctgaacaactgaaattaagtctctcatttcgccttcccaatcattgtagcgtgttccaggcggatcTTTTGgtgataaaggaagtcttgtcctggcttaaagaaaacgtgatatcaacatctgatatccgtattttctctgatagccaggccgctatcaaatctctggactctgtctctacaaactctataacagtccattagtgtcgatcatctctaatggagatggcgcaacagtttaatattcacctttgctgggtgccgggccatagagacattccaggtaactgtaaggcagatgaactcgccaggaacggtacagtagagctcatcctaccacgtttggcacgtactggcataccaatcgctacttgtaaattgttgctaatgcaagaagCTATGAAGGCGTAACACCAGGTTTAGCAACATCACCAGGTGGAACATCATCACCCCGTATCAGGTCaggaaaaacatctggccagcACTAGATTTAAAGTCTTTAAGGTGCTTGCTATATAAGCTCTATAATAGAtctcataaccggacactgtctaataggaaagcacgctacGTGGTTAAGTGTATTcccaaatgacttctgcagaagCTATAtgaacgaggaagaggaggaaacagttcttcatcgtctctgtacatgccctgctctgcctcgaaaacgcaagaattacctaggagaattcttctttaacgatcaaAGCGATCTTAATCAATTAGAATAATCAGCCTCCTCTTACGTTTCGTAacggactcaaactggttccattaagcttaggagcctcaaaattcatgtggtatcacaatgggccattaaactggcctaagtgtgtccgtttccatcttggacagccactataacctaacctaacctaagagcattgagtttaaataaaataattccgtgcctaagttggtcaaaaactttagaaaagtcaTTGTATACACtatgcagtcaacttcataaccttgttctaaaggtCTAAAAATGACGAATGGAAATTTGTTCccaaagcgttacagatatcaatagttttatctaacgaaaggttcttgtaagtgaagtttactggaaagccatctgattttttctttgagtttacaaaatttcaaaattttgtaggtttctCTTTTAAAGAGGTGCCCAtttcagtaacataacaagcatttACAAAGTTAGAAAGGGACTtgaattggttaaagagtttaatataaaaagagaagtttatTGAGGAcaaagttttgagatacgttttccattccttatttcttttgtcaaGCAGTAAAgattgtatttcttgatttcttcaaGGGtacattattttttccaaacaataattaaggatcttattaaaagttgaaactgcttcatCAATATTagcaaataaagggtgatttttttgaggttaggattttcatgcattagtatttgacagatcacacgggatttcagacatggtgtcaaagagaaagatgctcagtatgctttgacatttcatcatgaatagacttactaacgagcaacgcttgcaaatcattgcattttattaccaaaatcagtgtgcGGTTCGAAATGTGTAAAGCgcttacgtccgatttatggtctagaTAAtcgaccaagtttcgcactcagtttactttattggacgaatgcgtacagtgcgtacagaagagaatattgcgtctgtttctgagagtgttgctgaagaccgtgaaatgtcgattcgtcgccgttcgcagcaattgggtttgtgttattcgaccacatggaagattttacgcaaagatcttggtgtaaaaccgtataaaatacagctcgtgcaagaactgaagccgaacgatctgccacaacgtcgaattttcagtgaatgggccctagaaaagttggcagaaaatccgcttttttatcgacaaattttgttcaacgatgaggctcatttctggttgaatggctacgtaaataagcaaaattgccgcatttggagtgaagagcaaccagaaaccgttcaagaactgcccatgcatcccgaaaaatgcactgtttggtgtggtttgtacgctggtggaatcattggaccgtattttttcaaagatgctcttggacgcaacgttacggtgaatggcgatcgctatcgttcaatgctaacaaactttttgttgccaaaaatggaagaactgaacttggttgacatttggtttcaacaagatggcgctacatgccacacagctcacgattctatggccattttgagggaaaacttcgaagaacaattcatctcaaggaatgtaccggtaagttggccaccaagatcatgcgatttggaagacaacatttcctaagaaattcgggctattccggccgaaatgctcgaaaaagttacccaaaattggactttccgaatggaccacctaagacgcagccgcggtcaacatttaaatgaaattatcttcaaaaagtaaatgtcatggaccaatctaacgtttcaaataaagaatcgatgagattttgtaaattgtatgcgtttttttttttaaagttctcaagctcttaaaaaatcaccgtttactaaGGTATCAGTAaatccagaaatggttaaatctttaGACAACAACTgaaaattagctcttctgaagtcaagggtgatatttatcaatattaatgattcttgatctagattctagaacaagattactaatagcgtcagaagaaaatactaaatcgagaattcaatttttttatttttaaatttagcttGTTTGCTGTCAATAAGAAGGAAATCCattcaatgtgtggtaaattaaaatcacctagaagtaaaatattggtgtcagtgcaggaaaactgataacaaagtcAAATGCTAAGAAGAGTTCGCTataagttcaattgataattcaaatggaaaagatacaggagaagagaaatatgtatttttaccgctatgagaacaacTTCACCTAAATcatttgcattaccaacatgacgatcataTCTGTtaacttcgaactcttggctGAAAAATTCtctgtcggaaaagcttgaattaagtcaagtttctgtcaaaacgaatacgtcatgTGGAAATTATTggaagttgaaaaaaatgtcagcagtcttACAACAAagaccccttacgttttggtaaaataaaataaacacaaacctTTTCTTTAACTGTAAACCAATATTTTGAAGAGGTTGATTATAAAAAGTTAAGGATTATCAATAACGAccttgaaagaaaacaaatatttgaagacacgatttggaaaacaaataaaattttagaccCTCTAAATTTTCATCCCACTCTTCTTTATTATTGAGCcatatttgaaaaagaaatgttaaaaaagaaggaaattacTCAATTGGTTTatatcaaaaattgaatatacaataattatataaatatcaaCAAAGTTCACacaatacaaatgttttgaagaaagtggttttgaatataaaataagttgcaACTTTCAAATTTCCCCAAATATTCTTTGCTTTTCTATTGCTACTCATTTTACTTGTTATTTTCATAGCAAACAAAAGAACTGAGAAGCGAACCTGAATTTGCGAAAAAACCATGTTAAATAAGTTACAGCACAACTGatggttttttaaaatacaataagttgttataacaagattttaattgtatcaattatttttaaaatacggaTAGGTCacgtatatacattttaaattaaatgtttataatgTTGTTCTTAACATCAAACAGTTTGtattaatatgttttaaaacaacaaacggatgtgattattatttacttaaGTATCGTAAAATACACAAAGCAGCATAATGCATgaccaaatttaaaacaaaaatctatcattcgaatgaaaaaaaacatataaacataGCCCATAGCCAAATATTTGAACTATAAACTGCAATAAACTTATTTGGAGGTCAATCATTTGGGCACTGCATTTATTTCACATTaattactttaattaaaatatgtgTTTCCACTTAGGGTCTAAATTGAGTTTGAACTCTAATATATATAGCGTGTTTACATTTTACCTGGGGTCAATGatttctgttttgtatttttgttcataacatAATTActtcaaatga
This window contains:
- the LOC129947377 gene encoding larval/pupal cuticle protein H1C-like, whose protein sequence is MFKLVVLSVLFAVAPARPGLLHSSPVVYSAPIIQEHSYANVGSIVKSVPTAVSHQSSTVVHDQAHYVQPIVAPVVKTYAAPLVQTYHSAPILKTYAAAGPAHYTYGAAPLAYASAW